In a single window of the Catalinimonas alkaloidigena genome:
- a CDS encoding transmembrane 220 family protein yields MKIANWILAVLFALFAVVQYNDPDALLWVLLYGLVAAVAVGAALGRHNAWGTGVLTAAYLLGVFYLAPSVLEWLSSDASLITGMSAERMYVEESRECLGLLMAAVALGFFFWQARRVEAMSRL; encoded by the coding sequence ATGAAAATAGCAAACTGGATTCTGGCCGTGCTCTTTGCCTTGTTCGCGGTCGTGCAATACAACGATCCCGACGCTTTGCTGTGGGTACTGCTCTACGGACTGGTAGCCGCGGTGGCCGTCGGTGCGGCGCTGGGGCGTCATAATGCCTGGGGAACGGGCGTGCTGACAGCCGCGTACCTGCTGGGGGTCTTCTACCTGGCACCGAGCGTGCTGGAGTGGCTTTCCAGCGACGCCAGCCTGATTACGGGCATGTCGGCCGAGCGGATGTACGTCGAGGAATCGCGCGAGTGCCTCGGTCTGCTGATGGCGGCCGTAGCCCTGGGCTTCTTTTTCTGGCAGGCTCGGCGCGTGGAAGCGATGTCGCGCCTCTAA